One Brassica oleracea var. oleracea cultivar TO1000 chromosome C7, BOL, whole genome shotgun sequence genomic window carries:
- the LOC106304940 gene encoding uncharacterized protein LOC106304940, which translates to MEGNNKKKISSIFDYCHETASQEIFLRSCGFAQRGVPPDSDPSVLGASPSPRVNDGTAPRGDSDCLNDYEEELVESHAVRFVSPPESPDTVDSEEDRTAPVDPIPLEKPANLLPSSSRSESPAKKLKIPLRDVVKAIVMNSRRTEEEEEDREVAKKKTSCVQILINKGFIFP; encoded by the coding sequence ATGGAAGGGAACAACAAGAAGAAGATCAGTTCCATCTTCGATTACTGCCACGAAACCGCGTCTCAGGAGATTTTCCTACGGAGCTGCGGCTTCGCTCAACGAGGCGTTCCTCCAGATTCCGATCCCTCCGTCCTCGGAGCCTCGCCGTCGCCACGTGTAAACGACGGAACCGCGCCTCGCGGTGATTCTGATTGTTTGAACGATTACGAGGAGGAATTGGTGGAGAGCCACGCGGTTCGATTCGTCTCTCCCCCGGAAAGCCCTGATACCGTTGATTCAGAGGAGGATCGTACGGCTCCTGTTGATCCAATTCCTTTGGAGAAACCAGCTAATCTGTTGCCATCATCTTCAAGATCGGAATCTCCAGCGAAGAAGCTTAAGATTCCTTTGAGGGATGTTGTGAAAGCCATTGTTATGAACTCGAGGAGGACAGAGGAGGAAGAAGAAGACAGAGAGGTTGCCAAGAAGAAGACGAGCTGCGTGCAGATCCTCATCAATAAGGGTTTCATTTTCCCTTGA